One stretch of Scyliorhinus canicula chromosome 7, sScyCan1.1, whole genome shotgun sequence DNA includes these proteins:
- the tcf15 gene encoding transcription factor 15 — protein MAFTMLRPVAARHFYPDISLHSDDENKSESEGSDQSFDCCHGAGKRRRVGFSKGTMVVKHRQAANARERDRTHSVNTAFSALRTLIPTEPPDRKLSKIETLRLASSYISHLGNILLLGEECLDGQPCLATVYSSQDEFEGSQPRSICTFCLSNQRKGVKEKDGKSGYSKLRGPGTLRMQRQ, from the exons ATGGCTTTTACCATGTTGCGACCTGTTGCTGCTCGGCACTTCTACCCGGACATCAGCCTCCACTCGGACGATGAGAACAAGAGCGAGAGCGAGGGTTCCGACCAGTCTTTCGACTGCTGCCACGGGGCTGGGAAGAGGAGGCGGGTGGGGTTCTCCAAGGGCACGATGGTGGTGAAGCACCGGCAAGCGGCCAACGCTAGGGAGAGGGACAGGACTCACAGCGTCaacaccgccttcagcgccctgCGGACACTCATCCCCACCGAGCCCCCCGATAGGAAACTCTCCAAGATCGAGACCCTCCGCCTGGCCTCCAGCTACATCTCGCACCTGGGCAACATCCTGCTGCTGGGAGAGGAGTGCCTGGACGGGCAGCCGTGCCTGGCCACCGTCTACAGCAGCCAGGATGAGTTTGAGGGCTCGCAGCCCAGATCCATCTGCACCTTCTGCCTCAGCAACCAGAGGAAAGGG GTTAAGGAAAAGGACGGAAAGAGCGGGTATTCCAAGCTCAGAGGACCAGGAACTCTGCGGATGCAGCGCCAGTga